TTTTTAAAGAGGACTTTTGGTTCATTCACAATAAGAAACTTTCAGAATAGAGACGATTTGTGAATGCAGTGTATCACTGAAAAAGTCCTCTGCACAATGATTATTCATATTAAGCTTCATGCTCATGGAATAGATTCACAGGATCAAGCGGCATAACTGTTGAAACAGCGTGCTTATAAACAAGCTGAACATGGCCTTCTCTGCGAAGTAACATTGAAAAATTATCAAACCAGGTAATCACACCTTGTAACTTAACACCATTCACCAAAAAGACCGTTACCTGCATCTTATCGCGACGAACATGGTTTAAAAATATATCTTGTAGGTTCTGTTGCTTATCTGACATTTTTTATTCCTTCTTTTTAATTGTTTTTATAGTAAGGCTATCCATAACCTTAAATAAATTATACCATATAAAATATAAATTTATTTAAAAAAACATATTAATTAAAATTAAATAATCAGTTTAAGCGCAATGGCGCCCTGCAAGGAATCCAGATGACCAAGCCCATTGGAAATTATACCCTCCGAGCCAACCTGTGACATCAACGACTTCTCCAATAAAGTAAAGATTTGGGACTTTATGAGCAGCCATTGTTTTTGATGAGAGCTCATCTGTACTCACGCCCCCAACAGTGACTTCTGCCTTTGCATAGCCTTCACTTCCATCAATCAAAACAGGATAGGCGTGTAAATGAGCCGCAAGCTTGTTTAAATAATCGAGCTTCAAGTCTGTGAGACTTTTGTGAGAAACCTCACCCAAATCAAGATGATCAACAAACCGATTGGTTAAATGCACTTTCAGAAAGGTTGATAGCGTCTGCTTTGATTGCTTCTGAGCCGCAAATTCTTTTTTGAGATCAAGATGAGGCAAAAGATTAATAACAACTTCTGAGTCTTTAAAATCTTTGATATAAGAAGATATTTGCAAAATTGCAGGACCACTGAGACCGCGGTGCGTAAAGAGAATGTTTTCTTTAAACGATCTTTTTCCATATGAGACAATGGATGCGTTTGAAACGCCGCTTAAAGCTGTGCATTTTTCCTTGATGGATTCATGCGCAAGGAGGGGAACAAGAGCTGGTCTAGGCTGTACAATTTTCAAATCAAACTGTTTTGCTAAACGATAGCCAAAATCTGTTGCACCCATTTTGGGAATCGAAAGCCCCCCTGTTGCAACAATAAGCGACTGCGCACAAAAAGATCCCTGCTCTGTTGTGATCGTAAATTGATCAGACTTTGTCACCTCTGAAACATGACAGCCAAGGCGAATGTCAACCCGATGCTGCTCACAAAGAGTCCGGAGCATGTCAATAATTTGCTTTGAGGATCCATCACAGAAAAGCTGCCCCAATGTTTTTTCATGATAAGCAATCTTGAAAGACTCGACTAACGCAATAAAATCATGCTGCGTATAGCTAGCCAAAGCTGATTTCATGAAGTGCGGATTTTCTGAAATGTAATTTTGAGGCGATGCATAGAGATTTGTAAAGTTACATCTACCACCGCCCGAGATACGAATCTTTTCACCCATTGTCTGACTATGATCAATCAGCAGAACGCGCTTTCCACGTGCGCCAGCTTCCACAGCGGCCATAAGTCCTGCTGCTCCCGCTCCTAAAATAATCACATCGTATAATTTTGTAATCATCGGTCATTCTCAATTTAATTCTGTCTACAATAACCAAGAGCAAATCAGATTACAACAACTGATAATAGTCATTGATTATTGGCCATATTTCGATTAGATTGAATATGAATTATCTATGTGACAAAAGGAATTTATACATGCCCACTTCAAAGCCTCTTTATAAACGTGTTCTGATTAAAATTTCTGGAGAATCACTCCTTGGA
This window of the Alphaproteobacteria bacterium genome carries:
- the hfq gene encoding RNA chaperone Hfq, whose translation is MSDKQQNLQDIFLNHVRRDKMQVTVFLVNGVKLQGVITWFDNFSMLLRREGHVQLVYKHAVSTVMPLDPVNLFHEHEA
- a CDS encoding NAD(P)/FAD-dependent oxidoreductase, which codes for MITKLYDVIILGAGAAGLMAAVEAGARGKRVLLIDHSQTMGEKIRISGGGRCNFTNLYASPQNYISENPHFMKSALASYTQHDFIALVESFKIAYHEKTLGQLFCDGSSKQIIDMLRTLCEQHRVDIRLGCHVSEVTKSDQFTITTEQGSFCAQSLIVATGGLSIPKMGATDFGYRLAKQFDLKIVQPRPALVPLLAHESIKEKCTALSGVSNASIVSYGKRSFKENILFTHRGLSGPAILQISSYIKDFKDSEVVINLLPHLDLKKEFAAQKQSKQTLSTFLKVHLTNRFVDHLDLGEVSHKSLTDLKLDYLNKLAAHLHAYPVLIDGSEGYAKAEVTVGGVSTDELSSKTMAAHKVPNLYFIGEVVDVTGWLGGYNFQWAWSSGFLAGRHCA